Below is a window of Virgibacillus sp. NKC19-3 DNA.
ACGCAGCTCATTATTTGGCGCATGGATGGAAATTGCTAAATTCACTTGAATGCCTGTATCAGCAAATTCATATATTTTATGGGCAAGTCCGCTTGTAGAGACGGTGATATGCCTTGCTCCGATATTCAATCCTTTATCATCATTGACAACATAGAGGAAGTCCATCAGATTGTTAAAGTTATCAAATGGTTCACCAATTCCCATCACGACAATATGGCTCACACGCTCATCCTCGCCTTGTGCGTCCAAATGTCTTTGCACATTCATGATTTGCTCAACAATCTCGCCACCTGAAAGATCACGATTCTTTTTCAGCAACCCGCTTGCACAAAATGTACAGCCGATATTACAGCCAACTTGGGTGGTTACACATACAGACAGACCATAATTAAAGCGCATGAGAACCGTCTCGATTAAGTTACCGTCCGCTAATTTCAGTAAGAATTTAATTGTGCCATCCTCAGATTCCTGCTTAATCTCTTCTTCCAGTGTGTGGATGGCAAAGTTTTCCTCCAGTAGCTCGATGGTTTCGCTGTTTACATTTTTCATAGCCGCGAAGCTCCTGACCCGCTTCTTATACAGCCAATTCCAGACCTGCTGCGCGCGGAAACGCTTTTGCCCATGCTCCACGAGCCAATCCGTCAATTTGTCATATGTCAGTCCATATATAGATGTTTTGTTCATTTTGAACCCTCATTTCAAAACGCTTTTATTACTATTTTATATCATACTTGATTTTGAGGGGTGAAGGCAAATGATGATGAATTCCATGAAAAAATTTCTACGGTATATGGAAGGTTCGAATTGATTGAAGCATATACCTGAGGGCAACGCTCTGGTACATGGAGGAGCTTGATTTGGTTGAGGCATGTACATGAAAACCGTTCTCTGATACATGGATAGACTTTTTCAGCGGAAAAAGGTGCATGAGAGTGGTTCTCTGGTACATGCTAGACTTAGAACTAACGCAACCATGTACCAGAGAGAAGCGATCCACCCCTTTTCCACGTAATCCATCCTTGCATATACGTTGAAAAAGCATGACACAACCTGCATAAAGCTGATAATTGGACGCAACCTGTTAAAAAACGTATCATTTTCATA
It encodes the following:
- the rlmN gene encoding 23S rRNA (adenine(2503)-C(2))-methyltransferase RlmN, whose amino-acid sequence is MNKTSIYGLTYDKLTDWLVEHGQKRFRAQQVWNWLYKKRVRSFAAMKNVNSETIELLEENFAIHTLEEEIKQESEDGTIKFLLKLADGNLIETVLMRFNYGLSVCVTTQVGCNIGCTFCASGLLKKNRDLSGGEIVEQIMNVQRHLDAQGEDERVSHIVVMGIGEPFDNFNNLMDFLYVVNDDKGLNIGARHITVSTSGLAHKIYEFADTGIQVNLAISIHAPNNELRSRIMKINKAFPIEKLMKAVDYYLEKTNRRITYEYIMLRDVNDHEEEAKQLATLLYNHRHLAYVNLIPYNAVSEHDQYARSESTAIQAFFETLKTHGINSGVRWENGADIDAACGQLRSKQIKKTKAV